The Planctomycetia bacterium sequence CTATTACGCGCTGCTCGCGAAGAATGAAGTACGTGCTCGATGCTTCGGTGGCTCTGAAGTGGGTGCTCGACGAGCCCCACGTCGAACGAGCATTGCTGCTCCGCGAAGAATATGAAATCCACCGGTCGATCGAATTGATCGCTCCGGATATTTTCTCCATCGAGATCGCTCACGTGCTCTCGAAAGGGTACCGGCAGGGCAAGTTCTCCGCAGACGAGGCGGACGACTATTTGGCCGATCTGACGACAAGCGCTCCGGTGCTAATGTCGTCGCAAACTTTGCTGCCGCGAGCGTTCCGGATTTCTCAGGAAACGCGAACCGGCATCTATGATGCGCTCTATCTCGCGTTGGGAGAAGCGGAACGAGTGCAAGTCGTGACTGCCGACGAACGGATGGCAAAACTCCCGTTCGACGTCGTGTTCATCGATGACTTTCCGCTTTCGGGCACGGACCCACGGCGCATCCCGAGATAGGAGTGCGTCACATCTGCGCAATCGATCGCTACTGCGACAACTTCGCCAGCAACTCTTTTAGCGTGGCGAGGCTCACCGGCTTCACCAAGTGGTGATCGAAGCCCGAGCGGCGCGACATTTCCAGATCTTCTTCTTGCCCGTAGCCGGTCATCGCGATGAGCCGGGTCGCCGCGTTCTCGGGATGTTGCCTGAGGCGCTGCGCCACTTGATATCCATCGAGCCCCGGCAGGCCGATGTCGAGCAATAGGGCGTCGGGCTTCCGCACGTCGACGGCTCGCAAAGCCGCCGGGCCGTCGTGAACGATTTCGACCGCATGCCCGAGCTTGCGCAACAACATGCCGAGCGTGAGCGCGGTGTCGACGTTATCTTCGGCCAGTAACAGCTGCAAGCCTTTGCGCGGCTCCGGAACGGCTGCCTGAGGTGCCGGCGGAAGCACGACCGCCGTTTCGGCGACGACCGGCAAGCGTACGATGAACTCGCTACCGTGCCC is a genomic window containing:
- a CDS encoding type II toxin-antitoxin system VapC family toxin — protein: MKYVLDASVALKWVLDEPHVERALLLREEYEIHRSIELIAPDIFSIEIAHVLSKGYRQGKFSADEADDYLADLTTSAPVLMSSQTLLPRAFRISQETRTGIYDALYLALGEAERVQVVTADERMAKLPFDVVFIDDFPLSGTDPRRIPR